The Acidimicrobiia bacterium genome includes a region encoding these proteins:
- the tal gene encoding transaldolase, with protein MTKLHDLHAVGQSAWLDFITRNLLDGGGLERMVESGIRGVTSNPTIFQKAITGSDDYDDAIGAALAESPDMSASEMFERLAIADIRRATDVLRPVYDSSSGADGFVSLEVSPHLAMDTEATVAEATRLWETVDRPNLMVKVPATAPGIPAVEELLARGLNINITLMFSLADYEAVAHAYLRGLARAANPASISSVASFFVSRVDTLTDEMLDKIGTDEALALRGKAAVANAKLAYRRYREIFEGESFATLASEGARPQRVLWASTSTKNPAYHDTMYVDELIGANTVNTMPPATIDAFEDHGIIDAAAMTRDVDEAQAMVAALADVGVDYDEMTAQLQAEGVAAFADSYDSLVSAIGDVIAERRS; from the coding sequence ATGACGAAGCTTCATGACCTGCACGCCGTCGGTCAGTCGGCATGGCTCGACTTCATAACCCGGAACCTGCTGGACGGCGGGGGCTTGGAGCGTATGGTCGAAAGTGGGATACGCGGCGTCACGTCCAACCCGACGATCTTTCAGAAGGCCATCACCGGCTCGGACGACTACGACGACGCCATCGGCGCCGCTCTCGCCGAGTCGCCGGACATGTCGGCGTCCGAGATGTTCGAGCGCCTGGCGATCGCCGACATCCGCAGAGCCACGGACGTACTCCGCCCCGTGTATGACTCGAGCTCCGGTGCCGACGGATTCGTGAGCCTCGAGGTCTCGCCCCACCTGGCGATGGACACGGAAGCAACGGTCGCCGAGGCAACCCGGCTGTGGGAGACCGTCGACCGACCAAACCTCATGGTCAAGGTGCCGGCGACCGCCCCCGGCATCCCCGCCGTCGAGGAGCTCCTCGCCAGGGGCCTGAACATCAACATCACGCTCATGTTCTCGCTCGCCGACTACGAGGCGGTGGCTCATGCGTATCTCAGGGGCTTGGCGCGGGCCGCCAATCCTGCCTCGATCTCCTCGGTTGCCTCCTTCTTCGTGAGCAGGGTCGACACGCTCACGGACGAGATGCTCGACAAGATCGGCACCGACGAGGCACTCGCCCTCCGCGGCAAAGCGGCAGTCGCCAACGCCAAGCTCGCATACCGCCGATATCGGGAGATCTTCGAAGGCGAGTCGTTCGCGACGCTGGCGTCCGAAGGGGCGCGCCCGCAACGCGTCCTGTGGGCGAGCACCTCGACGAAGAACCCCGCCTACCACGACACCATGTACGTCGACGAGCTCATCGGCGCCAACACCGTCAACACGATGCCGCCGGCGACCATCGACGCCTTCGAGGACCACGGCATCATCGACGCGGCAGCGATGACGAGAGACGTCGACGAGGCGCAGGCGATGGTCGCCGCGCTCGCGGACGTCGGAGTCGACTACGACGAGATGACCGCCCAGCTGCAAGCAGAAGGCGTCGCCGCATTCGCGGACAGTTACGACTCTCTCGTGTCGGCCATCGGGGATGTGATCGCCGAACGCCGCTCATGA
- a CDS encoding UTP--glucose-1-phosphate uridylyltransferase, whose product MTGAARAPIRKAVFPVGGLGTRFLPATKALPKEMLPIVDKPLIEYAVDEARAAGIKELVFVTGRGKSAITNHFDIAYELERELEARGDGDRLDAMRAATPEPGEVAFVRQVEPLGLGHAVWCARNFVAGEPFAVILADELILGNRSPLEQMVDLYNEVGGNILGLVEVPDAETFRYGIVSPGERVGTRVEVLDLVEKPAPGTSPSNLAIAGRYVLQPGIIDHLAAGTKGAGGEIQLTDALAQLLATSPFWGQIVEGRRFDCGTKIGYLEATVAFALRRGDLGGDVRARLRAVLDSE is encoded by the coding sequence GTGACCGGTGCCGCCCGAGCGCCGATTCGCAAGGCTGTGTTCCCCGTCGGGGGGCTCGGCACTCGATTTCTCCCGGCCACCAAGGCGCTCCCCAAGGAGATGCTGCCGATCGTCGACAAGCCGCTCATCGAGTATGCCGTGGACGAGGCGAGGGCGGCCGGGATCAAGGAGCTCGTCTTCGTGACCGGGCGCGGCAAGTCGGCGATCACGAACCACTTCGACATCGCGTATGAGCTGGAGCGCGAGCTCGAGGCGCGCGGCGACGGAGACCGGCTCGATGCGATGCGGGCGGCAACGCCCGAACCGGGCGAGGTGGCGTTCGTTCGCCAGGTCGAGCCGCTCGGGCTCGGGCACGCGGTGTGGTGTGCCAGGAACTTCGTCGCAGGTGAGCCGTTCGCGGTGATCCTGGCGGACGAGCTCATCTTGGGGAACCGGTCTCCTCTCGAGCAGATGGTCGACCTGTACAACGAAGTCGGAGGCAACATCCTCGGTCTCGTCGAGGTTCCGGATGCCGAGACGTTCAGGTACGGCATCGTCTCGCCGGGTGAGCGCGTCGGGACACGGGTCGAGGTGCTCGACCTCGTCGAGAAGCCCGCACCCGGCACCTCTCCCTCGAACCTGGCGATCGCGGGGCGGTACGTGCTCCAGCCGGGAATCATCGACCACCTCGCGGCAGGGACGAAGGGGGCTGGAGGGGAGATCCAGCTCACCGATGCCCTGGCACAACTCCTGGCGACATCGCCGTTCTGGGGACAGATCGTTGAAGGGCGGCGTTTCGACTGCGGCACCAAGATCGGCTACCTGGAGGCGACTGTCGCATTCGCACTGCGGCGCGGAGACCTCGGCGGGGATGTGCGGGCGAGGCTGCGAGCCGTGCTCGACTCCGAATGA